Genomic DNA from Salvia miltiorrhiza cultivar Shanhuang (shh) chromosome 1, IMPLAD_Smil_shh, whole genome shotgun sequence:
CATTATTGTAACAATTGTTTTAGACTTACTAGTCcgccctcccgtgcgatgcacggatcgatactattttataattaaaaataaattatgtaatGGCAAAATTTTACCATTTACgagttaaattaatttaacataaaaaaatctatttatttaaacatcTCTATATCAAACTTTAGCGTGCCtgtgaaaatgttaaataaaaactaataaatgtaaaatatatttaaaattgcattttaaatatatataaatgtcaaTTCAATATTAAGTTTAACTGagaatatataagaaaatatgtttgtaaataaatgaataatacaCAAATATAATTACAAATCAAATAAATTGAAACTATATAAGTAATtatatttcttatatatatatatatatataactaatattcatccacaactacaaattcaatttttttaaaaattattattcaaattaaatgATTCTAAAATGAATGTATAAATCTCATtttccttaattgcattaaaaattgTTCCAACTAAAAACTTCATAAATAAAAGTGCAAAAACtaatatataacaaaaatatagaAAGAGAAGTAAAATTAATGTAAAAAAGTAaagaaaataggaaaaaaatcaaatattccaCGAAGATGAGTGACAGATTTTTAAATTTGATCATCACTTGATTATGGTTGTAAATccaattcaaattaatattaaattatgatatttaatttgatattcataattattcaattaaatatttaagTATACAAACatagtatatataattttatattcataattataaaagtattcaattttatactccctccgtcccaaacgaaatgtcctgtttttctttttgggttgtcccaaacgaaatgtcctgtttcctttttttggcaatacactctctctctacacttaatatttaaataatttccatcaacccactttatctactttatacacatttcttaatctacgtgccgaaaagaaataggccatttcgtttgggacagagggagtatttaaataGAGGcccaaaacattttttttttgtttaaaagcCCAATTCCTTTTTATAGTTTTAACACAGTCCCTTAGTCTCCCTTCCTCATATCCCTATCTTCTCCGGCACTCCAAACTTCTGCATCTACCCCTTTCCTCAAATGCGGCAGTTTGCCTCCATCTTATCTCTCAAAATTCCTAAACCTTCCCCCTAAACAAATCCGGCAGAATCGCTAGCAACACATGCCCGCCATTGTCTCGCCGCCACCAACGATTGGTCAAACAACAACAACCAACTGGACCACCGCCGTCGCCGTCCTCCCATCTCTTAGCCGAGCAGCAAATCCATTCGTTCCCCACCTCCTTTATCTCTTTTTCTAATTCTTGTTCTCTTTCTACCTATTTACCCATAAAATCGAATAAAAAATTCGAATAATTTCGAATTATTCATATACCATTTCGAACAATGATTTGGTGTTTCGAATAGTATTTTCTCACGTTTCTATTCGGTGTTTCGCTCCCAAATTTGGTCTCGTGTTCTTCTTCGTCCATGATTCTTCTCTTCTTAATTCGGCTGATTTACGATTTTTGAGTGCATTTTTTGTGCTCGTCTCTCATTTATGTATactcatatttttcttttctggtACGGGAGAAATTAGATTTGGAAGAGTCGAAGAGAAAACTGCTAATTGATAAGAAAAAATGTGCTCTTTTTTTCTGGTCATAGAGAACTTAGatttggaagagagagagaaaactaCCTATTGATTAAAAAAAGAGCACACGTTTATTCAAACGCCCAAAAATtctggaagaaaaaaaaaccgtAAAAGAAATAGTAGAAGAAATTTGCTGGGAAAATATTACCGttaaactcctcttttatattatatatagatttttatacttttaaaaGTGGAATGTAATTATATAAACGATGCTTTCTTATATATGATAATTTAGATATAGATTTTGTAAAAATCAGAAATAAATTCAaacaatattataaatatatatctatgtCAAGATCAAATCGtagataattttaaataatattggTTATAGCCTTATAGGTATCACGATTGCCTAATTGATCGCTtatttatatcataaatatttatctattttcataaatagtgataacaataatatatatattatatttatcatatcattatatataaatatttatatagattttataaTTAGTAGAGTTTGATTTGAGGTGGAGTTGTTGataaatgagaattgaggaaaattataaTAGAGTGATTATATGCCGCCAtataggatatgatttattttgcttatatatatatatatatatttggagtTGTTGATTAGAGATTtagaagaaaaataagaataaatgagaattgaggaaaattagaatagagtgattatacgccGCCACgtatgatatgatttattttgcttatatatatatatatatagggtagggttaatataaaaactcttcttaagatgaaaactaggaaccaatttaaagtcattgatttaaataaaatagagggctgagattaaactacagatgcacaatttcgattgcatagatgcacgatttcaattgcatagatgcacaatttcgatttgcttgagtattttgcattgttggtttcaattgcataaattgcatattttttaagtgcacagtaaaatataatagatgcatagtttcttttgttgactaaatcataaccattagatctaatatttaaaaggttaagattaggttcctagttctcattttaacagaggtttttattagaacctcttcctatatatatatatacatatatatagatttgaTACAATACTGTCAAATTAAGATCCAATCAGCTGATTTTTTCCATTGTTTATTCCAAAATGCTCCAATTGaggataaaattaataaatttatttttataaaccTAAGGTCGTTCTCATAAAGctagacatttttttaaaaatctcaacaaacaaaatacaaaaagaaaaaactgaAATAATTCGAAATAGTTGCAACAAAATATAACCTAAATTGGGTCCAGCAAATTTGAAAAAAGATGAGGTAATCCCAAAATTCTAAATTTCCAGCGGCATCTTTGTTGCTAAGTAAGAAAAAGTCAACAAATACTCCATAATCCATATCAATTATAGTATCAAAAGATTCAAAACCATATAATTCCAAAaacaatttgaatttcaaaataattttcaaatttcactTCGCCCTCTACACGTCAAGACCTGCTCAAATTCCAAATATACCCCCAAAATAATGTCCACTAACTCAACTAGTAAACCCTACGCATCTCAATAAACCGAACACCAAAATCGTCATTTTACCATCTCAACGTACGCCGAATAACCAGGCTCCACCTTAGCTCACTCTCACTCCGCCCATTCTTCAGCCACATCTCCGCCGCTTTCTCCTCCCTATAAATATctccatcaccaccaccacaaaATTCCACACTCTCACACCCAGTCTCACGCAGCACTCAATCATCCCTTGAAGATGAAGGCTTCAATCAAATTTAGGGATGAGCAGAAGCCCTTGCTCAGAGCTAAAATCCCACTCAATATTATGAATTTTCCCTTTCAATCCGGCGTTTCAGCCGGCGATTCGAAAGAATTATCTCTAAACCTCAGCACCTTCCTCGATTCCGGCCCCTCGATCAAATTTTCATACCGCCCAAATGATTCGCGAAACCCTTTCAGCTTCGTTTTCAAGACCGGGATTGGTCATTTCGGCTCGCCCAATAAAAGCCCTTTGGTGATGAGCGCCGAGTTCAATTTAGTCGGGAATCAAACCCCTAGATTCTTCATCCACTTCAAGCCCGATTTGGGCGATTTCTCGCTGAAGAAGTCGCACTCGTCGGCCTCGGTGAAGAATCTGGGCGAGAAATTGAATGCAGGCGGAGAGGATTTCGTGGATGGCAGGTATTTTAACGGGAGTGGGTTTTTCCCGGCGGCGGAGTCGAAGAAGGCGGGGATGGTGGTGGACGGGCTGCTGAAAGGCACTGAGCTGACCGCGCGGACGTCGGTGCCGTTGCGCGATTTCGCGGTGGTGAATCTCCGGTGGGGGTTTAGGGTTCCGCCGCGGGAGGCGGCGGAGGAAATGGAtgcggtggtggtggggaaGGAGAGTGACCAGATGGCTGGGATTAGGCTACCGCTCATGGTGATGGATAAAATTGGGATCGAACACGTGGCGAAAGGCGATTCGAAGAAGCAGAAATCGGGTCCGGCATACGATGATGTGGCTGAGGCGTGTTTGGGGGTGAAGAAACAGCTTGAGGTAATTCAAGCTGAGAATGGGATGCTGAGCAAGGCTTTGATTGATCTGAGATCCGACGTGGCAGCCGGTAAAATGAATTTATTCTCTGATCACCACCGGAGCAAGTATGCCGTAGGCGCCGCTGATCGGAGAGGCGATAGAGATAAGACATCTTTAGAAAAGGAGGCATCAAGAGGTTGAAAGTGTTTCAATCTTATGAAGCTCTATTGAAATTACCttatgaagtttttttttttgcattcaTATAAATATGATTGAAATTATCGGATCCATTTTAGGTGGTACTAAACTAAGTCGTGGAGTCGAAGTTCATTTCGCAATTATCTATCTTAGACTTAGATAAGAATTCAACTTTTGTTGTCTCGTGATTTGTACAAATCTGCAAAgcatttcttattttatttgcaTATGTTGGATGCATGTTATGTTTTTTGTAAGATCTTATTTAAGCTATATTTAAAagtttctctcttttttctcaattcaaacttttgTATCTCAACTCAAATGTGTAAAAACACTCGGACTTTGGCTTTATGTCTATTCATGTAGTCTTATGCTCCCGTCCGTCGAAATCAAGAAAATTTTGAGCCACCTTTCTATATCGAAATCTTTTCAATTTGTGGCGCATCTCTGAATATAAATGGTAAATGCGataaaatattctttttaataTTAAGATTTAAGTTTTATATCTATGTTTAAAAAAACTGCCCATAACTCATTACGGCGGCGTATCAGTTGTAATTCGTATATTTTCGAAATGAAGCAATCAATTAATGAAATTTTATCTTaccaaaaaatatatactagtagtatatatgaaaattattttagGTCAAAACACTAACACATTCTTCTTACCCTAATATTGTGGGCCTAATTGGGCCTCATATATTCAACTTCAGTAATGCAAGCCATTGTGGGTCAATACTTTTAGATTATTTGCCCGTAAAGCCCAATTTATCTATTGTAGACTTTATAATCTCGACTCTCGAGTTAAATTTATCTTTCATGTTTTCTTAGCTGAAATTAATCTAccatataaaattaaatcattTTCCTAAAAACACCTTCTTAGAATAATGGCAAGATACTCGGACCTTTTATTacgtgtggtacactgaatctaattcatttatattactccattcgtttcatgaatcttgagtcatctatttattactccctccgtcccaggccaataggcccagttgatttaggcacggagattaagaaagtcaCTTTTTGGTAGgtaaatggtgtggtccaccaacaattaatgttttaagtgttcTCTTATTTTCCTTAATCACATTTGTTCAATTAATCAAACTCAGAAATGCTTCACAGAACCCTAAATCAAAATGAGAAATCAAACTTTCGAATCTGCAAATTCAGCAAGAATAAAAATGAAACAATCAgcaatcaaaaatcaaaacaattaGAGAACTGAGAAAATCAAAACAATCAGCAACAATCAAAAATCAAACAATCAGCAACAATCGAAATTCAGCAACAATCAAAATGCTTCAATTAATCGAATCTGCAAATGAAGAACCCTAAATCAAGAACTGAGAAGAGGAGAGGGGGCGGTGGAGACGGAGAACGGCGGTGGAGACGGAGAACGGCGGCGGTGGGGGCTCCGTGTGGCCGGAGCTCTGTAGAGTCAGTGGCGCCGCTCgttgttgagagagagagaagggggagggggcggcggtGACGGAAGAGCGGCGAAGACCGGAAGACCGCAGAGAGCAGAAGAGGAGAGGGGGCGGGGGCACCGTGGCGTTGAACGAAGGAGTCAGCGGCGGCGCTCGTCGTTGAGAGAAGGGGGAGGTGGAGCTTTGATTTTCGCCTCTTCCTCCGCACCGGTCACCGCCGCTTCGTCTTCTTCCGCGACCACCGGCTCCGGTAACGAAGGTCTCCGACACGTCTACAGCACCGACACGTCTTCTTCCACTTCGTCTTCAGATCTGCAAATCAAAAACCCTaggttgattttgattttgaatttgattttagaTCTAGgggaagaggttgagaagaaatgagggagaagaagatacgccggcctcgccgcgccggaggcggcgagagCCGGCGACATTCGCCGGAGAGCAACAGAGAGTGAGAGACGCAGAGAGATGGAATGAAAGAAGGGAGAGAGcagagatgaagaagaaaagaaaagtgggCTGGgacgcagagagagagagagggaatgaAATTAGGGTGTATATCCTCTTTAATTATGtagctaattattttaattacaatcctaattatttccattttaagactgagcctattgggctgggacgtcccgaaaaggaaaacgagcctattgggctgggacggagggagtatatgaaaacacagtttgtggcaaaattgtaattaaagaatcaattAAAGAGGTATTTgtaaaactcaacaaatctcatatattttctctcccctctctcctctctttcatcataccattcttcaattttctatactctatctctcatattttctttttcatattttgatgatttattttaaaaattaaattttatttataaaaaatattctgtatatattttaaattaaagataaatgcaagatctttgatttggtatcaaataattattcaactcttttattagtattctaagagcatccacagcgcCAGCGTCGAAGCCGGTGTCGATCCAGGGCGAAGGAGGCGGCCGCGCGCTGGAGACGCGCGCAGATGCGAGGCTGTGTCGAAGCCTCAACCCGGGGCGAGAAGGGAGAacgcgcccaatttaaaaaaaaaaataaaaaatcgttAATTTTGTTCAAGGGGGAAGGAATGGAGTCTGTGTTTTTGCTGGAAAAGAGACGCAGATAGGGGGGGGAAGGAATGGAGTCAGTggggaaagaaagaagaaaaggggAGTCGGTGGGTGgggaattttgttttttttttgtttttgtttttttttcttttaaaatcttaattatttaaattatgtaatttttttattatttaaattatgtaatttttatttttattgcaatatttaatttaaattttaatgaaatttgaattaaaaatacatttggtctcgttttggtccgattgagtCCTAGAAAATtagtgtaatttttattttttttattgtatttaaattatgtctttaaattattgtaatgtttaattttatttttaatgaaattagaaatttaaaaataaaagtgtagaaatatgaattttgtggaaatgaggatttaagcacccacctaagacacaatgcattggagaggggtgtgtcttaggtggggcccactcctaagacacccctctaagacaccaccattgtggatgctctaataaattctaataatataatttattttcctacttatcaattgaagcttttctaatagGGCAAATGTGCAGATTCCCCCATGTAGTACACCtccctagagcttttagccccccaaagtcggtcaaagcgcgttgacctccctagAGTCCCGGAAGAAGGGTGCAATTAAGTCCACTCGTTTAACTGCCGGTAAACGCcgttttctttaaattttttttttaatttctagtGGGCcccacactctctctctctctagcttcaACTTGGCCTTCGTTCGTTCTCCGAAGCTTCCGCCGCGGCGTCGATACTCCTCTGGATACGGAATCGGCGACGCTCGCCACCTCCACTGCCGCCTCCGACGACGGCGTGCAGATATTCAGATCGTCCTGAAATTCACCACCGCATCATTGAAAATTAGTTCAGATACGAAAATTCAaacttagagagagagagagagagagagagaatgtttCATTTCATACAATAATCGGACGATCGCCCCTGCCGCGTTTTCTCAAAATCGCCGCATCTCCGCTGTGAACCACAGCCTCTGCGCCGCTCAGCGAGCTCTCCGGCGGCGGCGACCACAGCATGACGTGATTCTCGCCCATCTCCTCACGCATTTCCAGCTTGGAGCCGGCGGCGGACCACGACGTTGGCGACTGGCAGGTGCGGCACAGCAGATTCAACCAATCAAACACCTTACCTGCAACCTCAAACTCCTTGTTGCGGATCAACCAATCAAGCACCAAATTGTAGCAAATAACATTAGCCCTAATTTTATCAATCTTCATCTGTTTCAGCAATCCCAATGCATCCATGCCTTCCCCCCTTTCACCAAAACCCTAATTATATTGAAGAAATCATCAATTTTTGGTTTAAAACCCAAATTTTTCAGATCATCCAAGAACCTCAAAAtttcaccaccaccgccgccgccgccgtaaTTCAGCTGCCGGGACATCGTTGTGAGAATCAAAGAACAAACCTTTTGATCCAAATCGAAGCCTTTCTCCACCTTCAGATGAACCAGTAGAGGCCATCGGCGAGAATGATGGCGGCGGTGGAGAAGAGCGCATCGCGAATccattggagagagagagggagtgggGCCCActagaaattatttttttttaaagaaaacggCGTTTACCGGCCGTTTAACGAGTGGACTTAATTGCACCCTTCTTCCGGGACTctggggaggtcaacgcgctttgaccgactttggggggctaaaagctctaggggggtGTACTACAGGGGGGTATTTGCACCTTTGCCctttctaataagatgacataggtaatgagctaacttagaaaaaataattttatgcatgattagctcatgttttaaaaatatatattgtgatgtgaaaactctttttttattatttcttcgtttcttttaatttgaatgatgtgtttattctataattttagggaagaaaataaagttttccataaaatagatggaaaattaaaaacgatacttttcaaaattataaaataaaattaaggatctttactgagtaattgatctagattattttattttttaagaaaaaataatttaaatttacttatattctaactatatttaatatttattatttatttatttgatacatcatttaatttatttatttttgataaattaacatgattaaataaagaaattttaaggTCGCGCCACAGGGGGCTCAAACCCaagaccttcggttttagacattaatccataatcgcttaaccgatacacacactacattatttaattttgatgcaaaactatgtttgatgtgcatcgcacgggcaaaTGTACTAGTTTATttatatgacaaaaaaattcccctttattatcattttttcactttttcgcCTACcacactaaatactattttcttaattctcgtaccGAAAAGAATTAACTCAAGATTCGCGGGACGAAAGGAATATATACCAATAATCCAACATTGTCTTAacttttttgattttttttttccacccAAATATATTATTACTAACTGATCATCCCACAACACGATGAAAGATACAGTTACTACACTATCATCCAACACAATAGCAAGTAACACCATTCAGAACTATACACGACCATAAACCTAATGATGCAGCATGAGCGATGCTATCACAACCGAGTTAAAAATACAATCACGACatcaactatttttttttaaaataaaaaattgttatatttaCAACAACGACCCCATTTAAATACAATTAATGTTGATgga
This window encodes:
- the LOC131000991 gene encoding uncharacterized protein LOC131000991, giving the protein MKASIKFRDEQKPLLRAKIPLNIMNFPFQSGVSAGDSKELSLNLSTFLDSGPSIKFSYRPNDSRNPFSFVFKTGIGHFGSPNKSPLVMSAEFNLVGNQTPRFFIHFKPDLGDFSLKKSHSSASVKNLGEKLNAGGEDFVDGRYFNGSGFFPAAESKKAGMVVDGLLKGTELTARTSVPLRDFAVVNLRWGFRVPPREAAEEMDAVVVGKESDQMAGIRLPLMVMDKIGIEHVAKGDSKKQKSGPAYDDVAEACLGVKKQLEVIQAENGMLSKALIDLRSDVAAGKMNLFSDHHRSKYAVGAADRRGDRDKTSLEKEASRG